In a single window of the Rhodothermales bacterium genome:
- a CDS encoding HipA family kinase yields the protein MPLRTVTATRYVTPLREGGSLPAVVEADDAGTYVLKFRGAGQGPKVLIAEVIAGELARALGLPMPELVLVELDPEMARTEPDSEIQALIRASAGINLAVDYLPGSITFDPVVDRPNPDLAARIVWFDAFLTNVDRTARNPNLLMWHRKLWLIDHGACLYFHHAWDDFLTRSRDRFAAIKHHVLLPFAAPVDAVADALRARLTPALLEQVVALVPDAWLLHDAPFDSPATHRAAYVAYLTRRLDPPYDFQEEVAHARSLLV from the coding sequence ATGCCTCTCCGCACCGTCACCGCCACACGCTACGTCACCCCGCTCCGCGAGGGGGGATCGTTGCCGGCTGTCGTGGAGGCAGACGATGCCGGGACCTATGTCCTCAAATTCCGGGGCGCCGGCCAGGGGCCGAAGGTCCTCATCGCCGAGGTCATCGCCGGCGAACTAGCCCGCGCCCTAGGGCTCCCGATGCCGGAGCTTGTGCTCGTCGAACTCGACCCCGAAATGGCCCGCACCGAGCCCGACTCGGAGATCCAGGCCCTCATCCGCGCCAGCGCCGGAATCAACCTGGCGGTCGACTACCTGCCGGGCTCGATCACGTTCGACCCGGTGGTCGACCGGCCCAACCCGGACCTCGCGGCCCGCATCGTCTGGTTCGATGCCTTCCTGACCAATGTCGACCGCACCGCCCGCAACCCGAACCTGCTCATGTGGCATCGGAAGCTGTGGCTCATCGACCACGGCGCCTGCCTGTATTTCCACCACGCGTGGGACGACTTCCTGACGCGCAGCCGCGACCGCTTCGCGGCCATCAAACACCACGTCCTCCTCCCCTTCGCCGCCCCAGTCGATGCCGTGGCGGATGCCCTGCGCGCCCGCCTCACGCCGGCGCTGCTGGAGCAGGTAGTCGCCCTCGTGCCAGACGCCTGGCTGCTCCACGACGCCCCGTTCGACAGCCCGGCCACCCACCGCGCCGCATACGTCGCCTACCTGACGCGCCGGCTGGATCCCCCGTACG